The Vallitalea okinawensis genome window below encodes:
- a CDS encoding flavodoxin family protein produces the protein MKNLNPLGTWLSNFFCKKNEEYAYFRLEDMHISPCRSCGACGHKTPGRCVIEDDMPEILRGYATCDVVIMLTPITFGGYSSLLKKAVDKLALTALPLYMVKNGHLLHPSRYGSKTLIVIGVVEKEIPAQVGCFKTLVENNALNMLSSAKALIYRSLEDLKVIETEVANALMEVI, from the coding sequence ATGAAAAATCTTAATCCTTTAGGGACATGGTTAAGTAATTTTTTTTGTAAAAAAAATGAAGAATATGCTTATTTTCGATTAGAAGATATGCATATATCACCTTGTCGAAGCTGTGGTGCATGTGGTCATAAGACACCTGGAAGATGTGTGATAGAAGATGATATGCCTGAAATTCTAAGAGGCTATGCAACATGTGATGTTGTCATCATGCTCACCCCTATCACATTTGGAGGTTATTCCTCACTACTAAAAAAAGCTGTGGATAAGTTGGCGTTGACAGCATTACCACTGTATATGGTAAAGAACGGTCATCTTTTACATCCTTCCCGTTATGGGAGCAAGACACTAATTGTAATTGGCGTGGTAGAAAAAGAAATTCCTGCCCAAGTAGGATGTTTCAAAACCTTAGTAGAGAATAACGCATTAAACATGCTATCCTCTGCAAAAGCCCTCATATACCGTTCCCTAGAAGATCTAAAAGTGATTGAGACTGAAGTGGCTAATGCCCTTATGGAGGTCATATAA
- a CDS encoding S8 family peptidase: MRQDNNNDIDCDAIIKSNDYADLYEFGLLADVEDIAKEVGAACTQKLTDTDYIFHIKLNGENCEEFYRQFRYMPIPNIYALSSLSSIETAGIGPVLKSKALDLSGRGVIIGIIDSGIDYTHEAFVYEDNTSKILSIWDQTETGNPPDGFQYGVEYSKEKINEALQAENPLEVVPTTDEVGHGTFIAGVAAGRPNRSKNFSGAAPDSDLVIVKLKPAKKCLLDYYQVKEDAIAFQSNDIMQGLNYLVKKSREFDQPLVVLFAGGSNEGPHNGTVFLEREFADYGSLYGVISVIAAGNEADASHHYHGIFEGDERTKEVQLNISDDERGLFINMWSRLPDELTVEFISPSGASTGKVPFKSGEWQRMEFPLESTEILVNYELIEERTGEEAVYVRIISPTPGVWTIVVHGDIIINGEFDIWLPVRGLINDNTIFLQSSPDTTIVNPSASVGTITIGAFNEVINSLYVPSSRGYTTDMRIKPDLVAPGVNVIGPYPRGQYGALSGTSVAAAITAGACALLLEWGIVKENQPTINTIAAKTFLARGAMRRSGMIYPNKEWGYGELDLFNTFRVISG; the protein is encoded by the coding sequence TTGAGACAAGATAATAATAATGATATAGATTGTGATGCAATTATTAAATCAAATGATTATGCTGACCTCTATGAATTTGGTCTATTAGCAGATGTGGAGGATATCGCCAAAGAAGTTGGAGCTGCTTGTACTCAAAAGCTGACTGATACAGATTATATCTTTCATATTAAGTTGAATGGTGAGAATTGTGAAGAATTCTATCGACAATTTAGATACATGCCTATACCTAATATCTATGCACTCTCCAGTTTGAGCAGTATTGAAACAGCAGGAATTGGTCCTGTGTTGAAGAGCAAAGCGCTGGATTTATCAGGTAGGGGCGTTATCATAGGCATTATTGACTCAGGGATTGATTATACCCATGAAGCTTTTGTTTATGAGGATAATACCAGCAAGATCTTGAGTATATGGGATCAGACAGAAACTGGAAATCCTCCGGATGGCTTTCAATATGGAGTGGAATATTCAAAGGAGAAAATAAACGAGGCATTGCAAGCAGAGAACCCTTTAGAAGTAGTACCAACCACTGATGAAGTTGGTCATGGGACTTTTATTGCTGGGGTTGCGGCAGGTAGACCTAATAGGAGTAAGAATTTCAGTGGTGCAGCACCAGATTCGGATCTAGTGATTGTTAAGTTAAAGCCTGCTAAGAAGTGCTTATTGGATTATTATCAGGTAAAGGAGGATGCTATTGCTTTTCAATCAAACGATATCATGCAAGGCTTGAATTATCTCGTGAAGAAATCAAGAGAATTTGATCAACCTCTTGTAGTATTGTTTGCAGGGGGATCTAATGAAGGACCTCATAACGGTACGGTTTTTCTTGAGAGAGAGTTTGCAGATTACGGTAGTTTGTATGGTGTCATCAGTGTAATTGCTGCTGGAAATGAAGCTGATGCATCCCATCATTATCATGGAATTTTTGAGGGAGATGAGAGAACCAAAGAGGTTCAGCTAAATATTTCTGATGATGAGCGAGGTTTGTTTATCAATATGTGGAGTCGCCTACCTGACGAGTTAACGGTTGAGTTTATTTCACCTAGTGGGGCTAGCACAGGGAAAGTACCCTTTAAGTCCGGGGAGTGGCAAAGGATGGAGTTTCCCCTTGAATCTACAGAAATTCTAGTTAACTATGAATTAATTGAAGAACGTACAGGTGAAGAAGCTGTTTATGTTCGTATAATCAGTCCAACACCAGGGGTATGGACCATAGTTGTCCATGGGGATATTATTATCAATGGTGAGTTTGATATCTGGTTACCCGTCCGGGGTTTAATCAATGATAATACAATATTTTTGCAATCGAGTCCTGACACAACCATCGTTAATCCATCAGCAAGTGTGGGAACAATAACAATTGGGGCATTTAATGAGGTTATCAATAGCCTCTATGTACCTTCTAGCCGAGGATATACAACAGATATGCGTATTAAACCTGATCTCGTTGCACCAGGAGTTAACGTTATAGGTCCCTATCCAAGAGGTCAATATGGTGCACTATCTGGTACCAGTGTAGCAGCAGCAATAACAGCTGGTGCATGTGCTCTTCTATTAGAATGGGGGATTGTAAAAGAAAATCAGCCGACAATCAATACCATTGCAGCGAAGACTTTTTTAGCGAGAGGTGCAATGAGAAGATCAGGTATGATTTATCCAAATAAAGAGTGGGGGTATGGTGAATTAGATTTGTTTAACACATTCCGAGTGATTAGTGGGTAG
- a CDS encoding SEC-C metal-binding domain-containing protein, with amino-acid sequence MSLYEQWQGQAYVERTQEEYNAFWEAYLVKEQKNYEYILEHKDEMIGGPLSQLAEKFDMDSITFTGFLDGINTSLTETLDLNSLTEESQVTLSIDFEKLYYNMLDAKADWLYNLPQWEHILTEEKRKEIKKEFNKAHIVVKDKKIGRNDPCPCGSGKKYKKCCINK; translated from the coding sequence ATGTCTTTATATGAACAATGGCAAGGACAAGCTTACGTTGAGCGCACGCAAGAAGAATACAATGCCTTTTGGGAAGCTTATCTTGTAAAGGAACAGAAAAATTATGAATATATTTTAGAGCATAAAGATGAAATGATTGGAGGACCACTAAGTCAACTAGCTGAGAAATTTGACATGGACTCTATCACTTTCACCGGATTTTTAGATGGTATTAACACAAGTCTTACAGAAACGCTGGATTTAAATAGCTTAACCGAAGAAAGCCAAGTAACACTTTCTATTGATTTTGAAAAACTTTATTATAATATGCTTGATGCTAAGGCAGATTGGCTTTACAACCTTCCACAATGGGAGCATATTTTAACAGAAGAAAAAAGAAAAGAAATAAAAAAAGAATTCAATAAAGCGCATATCGTTGTTAAAGATAAAAAAATCGGCAGAAATGACCCCTGTCCATGTGGAAGTGGTAAGAAATACAAAAAATGCTGTATAAACAAATAG
- a CDS encoding S8 family peptidase yields MRQNNNALDNCHEIITSEDYVDIYALRLLPDVDIEEVAEEAGAECIQKITDKDYIFHIKVGEGACREFYNSIPYLKVPNIYTLSSLSSIEAAGIGPVLKSEALDLSGNGVIIGIIDTGIDYTHEAFIYEDNTSKIISIWDQTQAGSPPDGFQYGTEYTDEQINEALESETPLSLVPTGDEIGHGTYIAGISAGRPNRKKNFSGAAPNADLIIVKLKESKKCILEFFEVKEDAIAFQSNDILQGLNYIIKKARELKRPVVVLFTGASNEGPHNGDALPERVFAEMGRSYGVIIVLAAGNEANASHHFHGVFEKKEKRKEVQLNIAEMERGLFISLWSRLPDELEIEIISPSGETTDRVPAISGKWQKFAFPIESTEILIDYELIEERTAEEAIYIKIINPTSGLWTLVIYGEIIINKEFNIWLPVRGLIDDNTIFLKPSPDTTIVNPAANKRTITVGAFNDVINSIYVPSSRGYTTENLVKPDIVAPGVNVFGPYPKDQYGVMSGTSVSAAMTAGASALLLEWGIIKGNQPALNTMAAKTHLARGAMRRTGITYPNREWGYGELDLLNTFKIIER; encoded by the coding sequence TTGAGGCAAAATAATAATGCATTAGACAATTGCCATGAAATAATAACCTCAGAGGATTATGTAGATATTTACGCGTTAAGGTTATTACCTGATGTAGATATAGAAGAAGTTGCAGAAGAAGCTGGCGCAGAATGCATACAAAAGATTACGGATAAGGATTATATATTTCATATTAAGGTGGGGGAGGGTGCATGTAGAGAATTTTATAATAGTATTCCATACCTAAAAGTACCTAATATATACACACTATCGAGTTTGAGTAGTATAGAGGCTGCTGGAATAGGTCCTGTGCTTAAGAGTGAAGCTTTAGATCTTTCAGGTAATGGTGTAATCATTGGGATTATAGATACTGGTATAGATTATACTCATGAAGCATTTATTTATGAAGATAATACAAGCAAGATTATAAGTATATGGGACCAGACCCAAGCTGGAAGTCCACCAGATGGATTTCAATATGGAACAGAGTATACAGATGAGCAAATAAATGAAGCTTTAGAATCCGAAACACCCTTATCACTTGTACCAACAGGTGATGAAATAGGTCATGGGACTTATATTGCGGGTATATCAGCAGGAAGACCAAACAGAAAGAAAAATTTTAGTGGTGCAGCACCTAATGCAGATTTAATAATTGTAAAACTTAAAGAATCAAAAAAATGCATTCTGGAATTTTTTGAAGTAAAGGAAGATGCAATTGCTTTTCAGTCTAATGATATTTTGCAAGGATTAAATTATATCATAAAAAAAGCTAGGGAATTAAAAAGACCTGTCGTTGTATTATTTACAGGGGCATCAAATGAAGGTCCACATAATGGAGATGCTTTGCCTGAAAGAGTATTCGCAGAAATGGGTAGATCATACGGTGTTATTATAGTTTTAGCGGCTGGCAATGAAGCTAATGCATCACATCACTTTCACGGTGTTTTTGAAAAGAAGGAAAAGAGAAAGGAGGTTCAATTAAATATTGCAGAGATGGAAAGGGGACTTTTTATAAGCCTATGGAGTCGTCTTCCGGATGAATTAGAAATTGAGATAATTTCGCCTAGCGGAGAAACCACAGATAGAGTTCCTGCAATATCTGGTAAATGGCAGAAGTTTGCATTCCCCATCGAATCTACAGAGATATTAATTGATTATGAATTAATTGAAGAAAGGACAGCTGAGGAGGCAATATATATAAAAATAATTAATCCGACTTCAGGATTATGGACACTCGTCATTTATGGAGAGATTATTATTAATAAAGAATTTAATATTTGGTTACCCGTTAGAGGTTTAATTGATGATAATACTATCTTTCTGAAACCAAGTCCTGATACGACTATAGTTAATCCAGCTGCCAATAAAAGAACAATAACTGTGGGCGCTTTTAATGATGTTATTAATAGTATCTATGTACCTTCAAGTCGAGGTTATACAACCGAAAACCTTGTTAAGCCTGATATCGTTGCACCTGGAGTTAATGTTTTTGGTCCTTATCCAAAAGATCAATATGGTGTTATGTCAGGGACCAGTGTATCAGCTGCTATGACTGCTGGAGCCAGCGCTCTTTTATTAGAATGGGGTATTATTAAAGGTAATCAGCCAGCATTAAACACAATGGCTGCAAAAACACATTTAGCTAGAGGTGCTATGAGAAGAACTGGAATAACTTATCCAAATAGAGAATGGGGTTATGGAGAACTAGACTTATTAAATACATTTAAGATTATAGAAAGGTAA
- a CDS encoding polya polymerase — protein sequence MKITLSNIKNTEGLFERINKCKGKVELITNEGDVLNMKSKLSQIIMVANLLDNPIIKEMQLKFYEEEDFKNMMNFLMSGDKSLGKE from the coding sequence ATGAAAATTACATTATCCAATATTAAAAATACTGAAGGTCTATTTGAAAGAATTAATAAATGTAAAGGTAAAGTAGAACTTATCACTAACGAAGGTGATGTACTTAATATGAAATCAAAACTCTCACAAATAATTATGGTTGCTAATCTACTGGATAACCCAATCATCAAAGAAATGCAGTTGAAGTTTTATGAAGAAGAAGATTTTAAGAATATGATGAACTTTCTAATGTCAGGCGATAAGAGCCTTGGTAAAGAGTAA
- a CDS encoding NAD(P)H-dependent oxidoreductase — MIHKKLLIFNGSPRKKGTSFSFGRTLKILIEEAGHTAEILHVIDFFDEKISLEGLKYNIEKSDMIALVAPLYVDTLPYPVMWFLEKLAADFQTDLRGKNFFAIGQCGFPDITRNEPLIESCRLFAEETGMKWLGGLSYGGGAILNGKLVENLGKEGRKITAAFKLALEDALQGKQISSKSQELITVKIPRILLRPLAAFLNHQSRKLGKENGIKDLTKKVYLE; from the coding sequence ATGATACATAAAAAACTTCTTATCTTCAATGGTAGCCCACGAAAAAAAGGAACGTCATTTAGTTTTGGGCGAACCCTCAAAATACTAATAGAAGAAGCAGGTCATACTGCAGAAATTCTGCATGTTATTGACTTTTTTGATGAAAAGATAAGCTTAGAGGGTTTAAAATATAATATAGAGAAAAGCGATATGATTGCTTTGGTAGCCCCACTCTATGTGGATACGCTACCTTATCCAGTTATGTGGTTTCTAGAAAAGTTAGCTGCTGATTTTCAAACAGATCTTCGAGGAAAAAATTTCTTTGCCATAGGGCAATGTGGTTTTCCTGATATAACACGTAACGAGCCTCTTATCGAATCTTGTAGGCTCTTTGCTGAAGAAACAGGTATGAAATGGTTAGGTGGTTTAAGCTATGGAGGAGGAGCAATTTTAAATGGTAAGTTAGTAGAAAATCTAGGGAAAGAGGGAAGAAAAATTACTGCAGCTTTTAAATTGGCTTTAGAAGATGCCCTCCAAGGAAAGCAAATATCTTCAAAGTCACAAGAATTGATAACAGTCAAAATTCCTAGAATCTTATTAAGACCATTGGCAGCTTTTCTCAACCATCAATCGAGGAAGTTAGGAAAAGAGAATGGGATCAAAGACCTTACAAAAAAAGTTTATCTTGAATAA
- a CDS encoding flavodoxin domain-containing protein yields the protein MKTLMIYATKHGGSKKCVSLLSDQLIGEIDQCNLKSNPIPDLQQYDKVIIGGSIYAGSIQKEVSEFCNNHIQILEDKKVGLFISCMQGGDLARNQLKESFPDKLIRNAVVMESLGGVFDFKDMNFFEKLIIKMVTKNDKGIPVKNDAGVIDMISDNNIQKFAKAMNNA from the coding sequence ATGAAAACATTAATGATCTATGCCACAAAGCACGGAGGTTCAAAGAAATGTGTTAGTTTATTATCGGATCAGTTGATAGGTGAAATCGATCAATGTAATCTTAAAAGCAATCCAATACCTGATCTACAACAATATGATAAAGTAATTATTGGTGGGTCAATCTATGCAGGGAGTATACAAAAAGAAGTCAGTGAGTTTTGCAACAATCATATTCAGATTCTTGAAGATAAAAAGGTGGGTCTTTTTATTAGTTGTATGCAAGGGGGAGACTTAGCTAGAAATCAATTAAAAGAGTCTTTTCCAGATAAGTTGATTAGAAATGCTGTCGTGATGGAGTCCTTAGGTGGTGTATTTGACTTCAAAGACATGAATTTCTTTGAAAAGTTAATCATAAAAATGGTGACAAAGAATGATAAAGGTATCCCAGTTAAAAATGATGCTGGGGTAATAGACATGATTTCAGATAATAACATACAGAAGTTTGCAAAAGCTATGAATAATGCATAA